In Deltaproteobacteria bacterium GWC2_55_46, a single window of DNA contains:
- a CDS encoding flagellar motor stator protein MotA encodes MFPIIGIVVVFGSIIGGYLLEQGNLHILIQPAELVIIGGAALGALFITCPPKVLVKIAKGVPQILGSGPNKSDFLDLLGLLFSLFSKCKKEGLLALESDIENPHKSPLFKKHPSVLKNHHAVEFICDNFRVYILGIRPFEFEEMMDLEIEAHHQESALAPSVISKIADSLPGFGIVAAVLGVVITMGKMSESPEVIGHSIAAALVGTFLGILLCYGFLGPIGSNLEHRAREDAKYFEAIKVAILAFAREMPPQLAVEAARRVLLKDTKPTFKELEKNIRKKAA; translated from the coding sequence ATGTTTCCCATAATCGGCATTGTAGTCGTCTTCGGCTCCATAATCGGCGGTTATCTCCTTGAACAGGGCAACCTCCATATACTCATCCAGCCCGCGGAGCTTGTTATCATCGGCGGGGCCGCCCTCGGCGCCCTCTTCATAACCTGCCCCCCGAAGGTCCTCGTGAAGATAGCGAAGGGTGTGCCGCAGATATTGGGCAGCGGCCCGAACAAGAGCGACTTCCTCGACCTCCTGGGCCTTCTCTTCAGCCTCTTCTCAAAGTGCAAGAAGGAAGGGCTTCTTGCACTTGAAAGCGACATAGAGAACCCGCATAAAAGCCCGCTCTTCAAAAAACATCCAAGTGTGCTGAAGAACCATCATGCGGTCGAGTTCATCTGCGACAACTTCAGGGTATACATACTCGGCATAAGGCCCTTTGAGTTCGAGGAGATGATGGACCTGGAGATCGAGGCCCATCACCAGGAATCGGCCCTTGCCCCGTCTGTCATATCGAAGATAGCCGATTCACTACCTGGCTTCGGCATCGTGGCCGCGGTCCTTGGAGTCGTCATCACCATGGGCAAAATGAGCGAGTCCCCTGAGGTCATCGGCCACAGCATCGCCGCCGCCCTTGTCGGCACATTCCTGGGGATACTCCTTTGCTACGGATTCCTTGGCCCCATAGGCAGCAACCTCGAGCACAGGGCGCGGGAAGATGCCAAGTACTTCGAGGCCATAAAAGTGGCGATACTCGCCTTCGCCAGGGAGATGCCCCCGCAACTCGCGGTAGAGGCCGCCAGAAGGGTGCTGCTCAAGGACACGAAACCCACCTTCAAGGAGTTGGAGAAGAACATCAGGAAGAAGGCCGCCTGA
- a CDS encoding pyrroline-5-carboxylate reductase — protein sequence MLTRKTIGFLGAGNLAEALIKGLIASGTVRPGQIVASDRMSERLVHIAKAYEIKVFSKNFEAARIADIIFLTVKPGDVDHVLREIAPDIDAGKLLISAAAGVTTVRILDVLKGAGLAHFVSIVRAMPNTPAIVREAATGLSAGAGTGEKQLELARALFEPIGKVAIIKDEALMDAVTGLSGSGPAYVFLFMEALIDGGVRMGLPKETAKALAMQTVLGAAKLAMESPKDLAELRKMVSSPGGTTIEGLKKLDEGGFTEVVERAVEAATRRARELSGK from the coding sequence ATGCTAACAAGAAAAACGATAGGCTTTCTCGGCGCCGGCAACCTTGCCGAGGCCCTTATCAAAGGGCTCATAGCCTCCGGGACCGTAAGGCCGGGGCAGATAGTCGCGAGCGACAGGATGAGCGAGAGACTTGTCCATATCGCCAAAGCCTACGAGATCAAGGTATTCAGCAAAAACTTCGAGGCCGCGAGAATTGCTGATATAATATTCCTGACCGTCAAGCCCGGCGACGTCGACCACGTATTGAGGGAGATAGCCCCGGACATCGACGCCGGAAAGCTCCTCATATCGGCTGCAGCCGGGGTCACGACAGTAAGGATACTCGATGTATTGAAAGGCGCTGGCCTAGCCCACTTCGTCTCTATAGTAAGGGCCATGCCCAATACCCCGGCCATAGTGCGCGAGGCGGCAACCGGCCTCTCAGCCGGGGCCGGCACCGGGGAAAAGCAGCTTGAGCTGGCAAGGGCCCTGTTCGAGCCCATCGGCAAGGTCGCTATAATAAAGGACGAGGCCCTGATGGACGCCGTCACGGGCTTGAGCGGCAGCGGCCCGGCCTACGTATTCCTTTTCATGGAGGCGCTCATAGACGGAGGCGTCAGGATGGGACTGCCGAAGGAGACCGCGAAGGCACTTGCCATGCAGACGGTGCTCGGGGCCGCGAAGCTCGCGATGGAAAGCCCGAAGGACCTGGCAGAGCTTAGAAAGATGGTATCCTCCCCCGGCGGCACCACCATAGAGGGGCTTAAAAAGCTCGATGAGGGCGGCTTTACAGAAGTGGTCGAGCGGGCTGTAGAGGCCGCCACCAGACGGGCCAGAGAGCTCTCAGGCAAGTGA
- a CDS encoding YggS family pyridoxal phosphate enzyme encodes MAGNTITENILQINDRISRAARKAGRDPGEITLIAVTKTVETKRIKEAISAGLRVFGENYVQEAQEKMGKIKDKHLKWHFIGHLQKNKAKLAIELFDMIHTVESVDLAKELNKRAQEPLDILIQVNIAREKTKGGVDAEGAVKLAKAISAMPNLRLRGLMSIPPFFEQAEMSRPYFAMLRRLAERINKEKFPGVFIRDLSMGMSNDFEVAIEEGATMIRIGTAIFGSRETADKKAAKSA; translated from the coding sequence ATGGCTGGGAATACGATTACCGAAAACATCCTTCAAATCAACGACCGCATAAGCAGGGCAGCAAGAAAAGCTGGCCGCGACCCCGGCGAAATCACGCTCATAGCAGTCACCAAGACAGTCGAGACAAAGAGGATAAAAGAGGCCATCTCAGCCGGGCTCAGGGTCTTTGGCGAGAATTACGTGCAGGAAGCCCAGGAAAAGATGGGCAAGATCAAGGACAAGCACCTTAAGTGGCACTTCATAGGCCACCTGCAGAAGAACAAGGCAAAACTCGCCATCGAGCTATTCGACATGATACACACGGTAGAGTCCGTTGATCTGGCAAAGGAGCTGAACAAACGCGCCCAAGAGCCTCTGGACATACTCATACAGGTCAACATAGCGCGGGAGAAGACCAAGGGCGGGGTCGACGCTGAAGGTGCGGTAAAGCTGGCAAAGGCCATATCGGCCATGCCGAACCTGCGGCTTCGCGGTCTTATGTCCATACCCCCGTTCTTTGAACAGGCCGAGATGTCGAGGCCTTACTTCGCCATGCTCAGGCGACTTGCCGAACGGATAAACAAGGAGAAGTTCCCGGGGGTCTTTATCAGGGACCTTTCCATGGGCATGTCTAATGATTTCGAGGTGGCCATAGAAGAGGGGGCCACCATGATAAGGATCGGGACCGCCATATTCGGCAGCCGCGAGACCGCCGACAAAAAAGCCGCCAAATCCGCCTGA
- a CDS encoding cobyric acid synthase CobQ, whose product MVKVTKKIMLQGTSSHVGKSVLTAALLRSLRIRGFSVAPFKAQNMALNSAVAHDGGEIGRAQAFQAEAAGVAPSVHMNPVLLKPTGDSLSQVIIQGRVLGTMSAAEYHAFKKQAMGYVLESYSRLAATHDVIVIEGAGSPAEVNLRDNDIANMGIAMAVDSPVLLIGDIDRGGVFASLVGTLDLLEPCERELVKGLVINKFRGDKSLLVPGLDFLEARTGKDVLGVVPYFDDSAIPSEDSLSLESRGGHSGDAAVRVAVIKLPRVSNFTDFDPFKLDPQVELEFVATPDELEGAHLVIIPGTKSTLSDLAWLKSRGFAQALKEHLGRGGMVAGICGGFQMLGRTVKDPHGVEGGHKEGEGLGLLDAVTVLGREKKTFEVSAVAKLGADFEVKGYEIHMGETIVKGAPFSKVLERNGSPVYAPDGASSADGRVWGTYIHGIFDNDLFRRSVLASLCDGGEALRGLSFEKAREGAISSLASVFERNIDMEKVLRIIGV is encoded by the coding sequence ATGGTAAAAGTCACAAAGAAGATAATGCTGCAGGGCACGTCGTCGCACGTGGGCAAAAGTGTTCTTACCGCCGCGCTTCTCAGGTCTTTGAGGATACGGGGCTTTAGCGTTGCCCCCTTCAAGGCCCAGAACATGGCGCTTAATTCCGCCGTGGCCCATGACGGAGGCGAGATAGGCCGCGCGCAGGCATTCCAGGCAGAGGCCGCGGGGGTCGCCCCGTCGGTCCACATGAACCCGGTCCTTTTAAAGCCTACAGGCGATTCCCTCTCTCAGGTCATCATCCAGGGCAGGGTCCTGGGGACGATGAGCGCGGCCGAGTACCACGCCTTCAAGAAACAGGCGATGGGCTATGTGCTTGAGAGCTATTCGAGACTCGCCGCCACCCATGACGTCATCGTGATAGAAGGGGCCGGAAGCCCCGCTGAAGTGAACTTGAGGGATAACGATATCGCCAACATGGGCATAGCCATGGCGGTTGATAGCCCGGTCCTTCTCATAGGAGATATAGACAGGGGGGGAGTTTTCGCGTCGCTGGTCGGCACCCTCGATCTGCTTGAGCCTTGCGAGAGGGAACTCGTCAAAGGCCTTGTCATAAACAAGTTCAGGGGGGATAAGTCCCTTTTGGTCCCTGGCCTGGACTTCCTGGAGGCCCGCACCGGCAAGGACGTACTGGGCGTCGTGCCGTACTTCGATGACAGCGCCATACCCTCTGAGGACAGCCTCTCGCTTGAAAGCAGGGGCGGGCATTCGGGGGACGCAGCCGTAAGGGTAGCGGTCATCAAGCTTCCGAGGGTATCTAACTTTACCGATTTCGACCCCTTCAAGCTCGACCCTCAGGTAGAGCTTGAGTTCGTAGCAACACCTGATGAGTTGGAAGGGGCACACCTTGTCATAATCCCGGGGACAAAGAGCACGCTATCGGACCTTGCGTGGCTTAAATCGAGGGGCTTTGCCCAGGCCTTGAAAGAGCACCTTGGGCGGGGAGGCATGGTCGCCGGGATATGCGGCGGCTTTCAGATGCTCGGGAGGACGGTCAAGGACCCGCACGGGGTAGAGGGCGGCCACAAAGAAGGTGAAGGGCTTGGGTTGCTCGACGCCGTAACCGTGCTCGGCAGGGAGAAGAAGACCTTCGAGGTATCGGCTGTGGCGAAGCTGGGAGCGGACTTTGAGGTAAAGGGCTACGAGATACACATGGGAGAGACGATAGTCAAAGGCGCGCCCTTCTCAAAGGTCCTTGAACGCAACGGCTCTCCGGTCTACGCGCCTGACGGGGCCTCTTCAGCTGACGGGAGGGTCTGGGGGACCTATATACACGGCATATTCGACAACGACCTCTTCAGAAGATCTGTGCTGGCATCCCTTTGCGACGGCGGCGAGGCTTTGAGGGGGCTCTCGTTCGAGAAGGCGAGGGAGGGGGCCATCTCGTCCCTTGCCTCTGTTTTTGAACGCAATATCGACATGGAAAAGGTACTGAGGATAATAGGCGTATGA
- a CDS encoding cobalamin biosynthesis protein CobD, whose amino-acid sequence MLELVNIVPFSPLALLFAFLLDLIAGDPERFPHPVRWMGRLITAAEGRIRKAMPATERGERLGGVLLWVAVVGAVYGVTLGVLYLSYKLSPTLTLVISVYLVWTCLSVKSLGDEAMGVAGALGQGIEEGRERLKRIVGRDTSGLKEEEVLRATVETVAENSSDGVIAPLFFLALGGPALMMAYKAVNTLDSMVGYKNGSYAHFGWFSARADDAANFIPARLTGALIVSASFILGYNWMKSAAILLRDGRKHPSPNSGVPEAAMAGALGLQLGGAASYGGVVSAKPLIGDLLCRFDGAMVASSVKVMRTAAVLMAGAVFFARTAFVFFL is encoded by the coding sequence ATGCTTGAACTTGTAAATATCGTGCCCTTCTCACCACTCGCTCTCCTCTTCGCTTTTTTGCTCGATCTCATAGCGGGCGACCCGGAACGGTTCCCGCATCCTGTAAGGTGGATGGGCCGGCTCATAACCGCCGCCGAGGGAAGGATACGGAAGGCGATGCCCGCGACAGAGCGCGGCGAGAGGCTCGGCGGAGTCCTCCTTTGGGTGGCGGTCGTCGGAGCGGTATATGGAGTAACTCTTGGCGTACTGTATCTGTCTTACAAGCTCTCTCCCACGCTGACGCTTGTCATCTCCGTCTATCTCGTGTGGACGTGCCTGTCCGTTAAATCGCTCGGGGACGAGGCGATGGGCGTGGCAGGGGCCCTCGGGCAGGGGATCGAAGAGGGCAGGGAGCGCCTCAAGCGCATAGTCGGCAGGGACACATCCGGGTTAAAGGAAGAAGAGGTCTTAAGGGCGACCGTCGAGACGGTCGCCGAGAACTCGTCAGACGGGGTCATCGCCCCGCTCTTCTTCCTCGCCCTCGGCGGTCCCGCGCTCATGATGGCCTATAAGGCGGTGAACACGCTCGACTCGATGGTCGGCTACAAGAACGGGAGTTACGCTCACTTTGGCTGGTTCTCAGCCAGGGCGGACGATGCCGCCAACTTCATCCCGGCAAGGCTTACAGGGGCGCTCATCGTCTCGGCCTCTTTTATTTTAGGGTATAATTGGATGAAGTCGGCGGCCATACTCTTGAGGGACGGGCGCAAGCACCCAAGCCCCAACTCCGGGGTGCCTGAGGCGGCGATGGCCGGGGCCCTGGGGCTCCAGCTCGGCGGTGCGGCCTCCTACGGCGGGGTGGTATCCGCCAAGCCTTTGATAGGAGATCTTCTCTGCCGCTTCGATGGCGCGATGGTCGCCTCAAGCGTCAAGGTAATGCGGACCGCGGCGGTGCTTATGGCCGGGGCCGTTTTTTTTGCCAGGACGGCCTTCGTCTTCTTTCTTTAA
- a CDS encoding dodecin flavoprotein, which yields MDRVYKKIEIVGVSPQSFEEAIKNAIDKASSTLHNLAWFEVVEQHGRVQDGKIAEFQVVVKVAFKLD from the coding sequence ATGGACAGGGTCTACAAGAAGATCGAGATAGTCGGGGTATCTCCACAAAGTTTCGAGGAAGCGATAAAGAACGCGATAGACAAGGCCTCAAGCACCCTGCACAACCTCGCCTGGTTCGAGGTCGTAGAGCAGCACGGAAGGGTGCAGGACGGCAAGATCGCCGAGTTTCAGGTGGTCGTCAAGGTAGCCTTCAAGCTCGACTGA
- a CDS encoding acetate--CoA ligase, producing MANGANISFFFSPGSVAVVGASDEPGKISNIIISSLLRSGFAGRIYPVNPKHSSVHGMKCLPALEDADEVIDVAVFAIPAGAVPAALRGAEGKIRGAIIVSGGFSETGEDGKALEREVSEAARALRIRVIGPNCMGIFDTVSRVDTFFIPEDRVKRPPPGGLSILSQSGSFAATAMDELAADGIGVARVVSYGNKSDVNESDCLDFLAGDPATKAVAVYVESIDDGRRFVEAASRCSSIKPVMAVKVGKAGAGATAARSHTGAIAGRYEIYRAAFRKAGVIELNGYEEFLAACKAFGLQGRAKGNRVIIITDGGGVGVGIADACQAIGLDAAPLPEELRAELKAVFPPYFSISNPLDLTGSATDESYALALSRTMAGEHYDIAIVAALWGPPALTEALPGMLAQKPGFTEKPIIVCSPGGEYARKRFSLFREAGLPVFSTPEEAVRAAAVLARDGGRGRG from the coding sequence ATGGCGAATGGCGCGAACATATCATTTTTCTTCAGCCCCGGCTCCGTGGCGGTGGTCGGGGCCTCGGACGAGCCCGGGAAGATCTCGAACATAATCATCAGTAGCCTCCTCAGGTCAGGGTTCGCGGGAAGGATCTACCCGGTGAACCCAAAACACTCATCTGTCCACGGCATGAAATGCCTGCCTGCCCTGGAGGACGCGGACGAGGTGATAGATGTCGCCGTCTTCGCCATCCCCGCCGGGGCTGTGCCTGCCGCGCTAAGGGGGGCTGAAGGGAAGATACGTGGCGCAATCATCGTAAGCGGCGGCTTCTCCGAGACCGGTGAGGATGGCAAGGCCCTTGAGCGGGAGGTGAGCGAGGCCGCCAGAGCCTTGCGTATACGCGTAATAGGCCCGAACTGCATGGGCATCTTCGATACCGTCTCCAGGGTCGATACCTTCTTCATACCTGAGGACAGGGTAAAGAGGCCGCCTCCGGGCGGCCTTTCGATACTATCCCAGAGCGGCTCATTCGCCGCTACCGCCATGGACGAGCTTGCCGCCGACGGCATAGGGGTTGCCAGGGTAGTAAGCTACGGCAACAAATCAGACGTGAACGAATCGGACTGCCTGGACTTTCTCGCCGGAGACCCCGCGACAAAGGCCGTGGCGGTCTACGTGGAATCGATAGATGACGGCAGGAGGTTTGTAGAGGCAGCCTCCAGATGCTCATCCATAAAGCCGGTAATGGCGGTGAAGGTCGGCAAGGCCGGCGCCGGCGCGACAGCCGCCCGTTCGCACACCGGGGCTATCGCCGGGAGATACGAGATATACAGGGCCGCCTTCAGGAAGGCGGGGGTAATAGAGCTTAACGGCTATGAGGAATTTCTGGCCGCCTGCAAGGCCTTCGGCCTGCAGGGAAGGGCGAAGGGGAACAGGGTCATCATAATAACCGACGGCGGTGGTGTCGGCGTAGGCATAGCTGACGCTTGCCAGGCCATCGGACTCGACGCGGCGCCACTGCCAGAAGAGCTTCGCGCGGAGTTAAAGGCCGTCTTCCCGCCCTATTTCTCCATCAGTAACCCGCTTGACCTTACAGGGAGCGCGACGGATGAGTCATATGCCCTCGCGCTAAGCAGGACCATGGCTGGAGAACACTACGATATCGCCATCGTCGCCGCGCTCTGGGGGCCTCCGGCTCTTACCGAGGCCCTTCCCGGCATGCTGGCGCAAAAACCGGGGTTCACTGAAAAGCCGATCATCGTCTGTTCTCCGGGCGGCGAGTACGCGAGAAAGAGGTTCTCTCTTTTTAGAGAAGCCGGCCTGCCGGTATTCTCAACCCCTGAGGAGGCCGTGCGCGCTGCCGCGGTACTCGCCAGGGACGGGGGCAGGGGCAGGGGCTGA
- a CDS encoding acetyl-CoA synthetase, with product MDRMAIEKIITEALSLGRKALVEPEAKTIISLASIAVPRHKVVKDVSEALEAARELGFPVVLKIISPDILHKSDVGGVTLDIKNASELQQGWSRMLLGLADEAPVSSIEGFLVEEMVGKGAEVIVGGIRDEQFGPAVMFGLGGVAVELLKDVSFRLAPVTREEAFSMIGEVKSFPLLAGYRGGSYKDLDAIADVIIKVGRIMGEVNGIKELEINPLVVYERGAVAVDARAVLL from the coding sequence ATGGACAGGATGGCCATTGAAAAGATAATCACCGAGGCCTTGAGCCTTGGGAGAAAGGCGCTCGTTGAGCCGGAGGCGAAGACGATTATAAGCCTCGCCTCGATAGCCGTGCCCAGGCACAAGGTGGTGAAAGACGTTTCCGAGGCTCTTGAGGCCGCGCGAGAGCTGGGCTTTCCGGTCGTCCTCAAGATAATATCCCCGGACATACTGCACAAGAGCGATGTCGGGGGCGTCACGCTCGATATAAAGAACGCCTCTGAGCTTCAGCAGGGCTGGTCGCGTATGCTCCTTGGATTGGCAGACGAGGCCCCTGTATCTTCTATTGAGGGTTTCCTCGTGGAGGAGATGGTAGGCAAGGGGGCCGAGGTAATAGTCGGCGGCATAAGGGACGAGCAGTTCGGCCCGGCTGTCATGTTCGGCCTGGGAGGTGTCGCGGTCGAGCTACTGAAGGACGTCTCATTCAGGCTCGCCCCTGTAACCCGTGAAGAGGCCTTCAGCATGATAGGTGAGGTAAAGAGCTTTCCGCTCCTTGCAGGCTACAGGGGAGGGAGCTACAAGGACCTCGACGCCATAGCCGACGTGATAATAAAGGTGGGGCGGATAATGGGCGAGGTAAACGGCATAAAAGAGCTTGAGATAAACCCCCTGGTGGTATATGAGAGAGGGGCCGTTGCGGTAGACGCGAGGGCGGTGCTTCTTTAA
- a CDS encoding threonine-phosphate decarboxylase, whose translation MKKYEGDIHGGNIWKASRTASKSLTGIIDFSASINPLGPPKASIKAIEDGIRLIPPYPDPYAFELREALSAFHAIPADNILPANGSTELIYLIPRFLKPGRALIVEPAFSEYRSALALSDIRAESFVLSKVDGFGLDLGRLGRKLAQGFSALYIANPANPTGVLYPEEEVLKVIDMAGRSGATVVLDEAFIDFSGGSVAKEAVKTENAIVLRSLTKFYSIAGLRLGYAIANRKITAGLSRLMPPWSVNTLASMAGAAALSDDAYRERTAAWLSEEKEFLSRAIASIKGLEPYPSSANYIMVRIGSRVSAKELAAALFKKGLLIRDLGAFMGLGPELFRVAVLSREANRSLIEALREVFEAKALNRGRRASAAPEPA comes from the coding sequence TTGAAAAAATACGAAGGCGACATACACGGCGGTAATATCTGGAAGGCTTCGAGGACGGCCTCGAAATCCCTCACCGGCATTATTGATTTCAGCGCGAGCATAAACCCGCTCGGCCCCCCGAAGGCCTCTATCAAGGCGATAGAGGACGGGATAAGGCTCATACCCCCTTACCCCGACCCTTACGCGTTCGAGCTGAGGGAGGCGCTTTCAGCCTTTCACGCCATACCGGCCGATAACATTCTCCCGGCTAACGGCTCTACCGAGCTTATATACCTTATCCCGCGCTTCCTCAAGCCGGGCAGGGCCCTGATAGTAGAGCCCGCTTTCAGCGAATACAGGTCGGCGCTTGCCCTCTCGGATATCAGGGCTGAGTCTTTTGTATTGAGTAAAGTGGACGGCTTTGGCCTCGATTTGGGAAGGCTTGGGAGAAAGCTCGCCCAGGGATTCTCAGCCCTCTATATAGCCAATCCCGCCAACCCTACGGGTGTGCTCTATCCTGAGGAAGAGGTGCTTAAAGTAATCGATATGGCCGGGAGGTCTGGCGCGACCGTCGTACTCGATGAGGCCTTCATAGATTTCTCAGGGGGGTCGGTCGCCAAAGAGGCGGTAAAGACGGAGAACGCCATAGTCTTGAGGTCGCTTACGAAGTTCTATTCAATAGCCGGGCTGAGGCTCGGCTACGCGATAGCCAACAGAAAAATTACGGCAGGGCTTTCTCGTCTTATGCCGCCCTGGTCGGTCAATACACTTGCGTCGATGGCTGGCGCTGCCGCCCTCTCTGATGATGCCTACAGGGAAAGGACAGCCGCGTGGCTCTCGGAAGAGAAGGAGTTTCTGTCAAGGGCAATCGCCTCTATAAAAGGGCTTGAGCCGTATCCGTCCTCTGCCAATTACATAATGGTCAGGATCGGCTCTCGTGTCAGCGCAAAGGAGCTTGCCGCCGCGCTCTTCAAAAAAGGGCTGCTCATACGGGACCTGGGCGCGTTCATGGGGCTTGGGCCGGAGCTTTTCAGGGTGGCGGTGCTTTCAAGGGAGGCGAACAGGTCCCTGATAGAAGCGCTGAGAGAGGTCTTTGAGGCGAAGGCCCTGAACAGGGGCAGGAGGGCCTCAGCCGCGCCAGAGCCTGCCTGA
- a CDS encoding NADPH-dependent 7-cyano-7-deazaguanine reductase QueF codes for MIDKKYGAKAIEESKLEAWENSSPDRDYTIEISYPEFTCVCPRSGYPDFATIKISYVPDQKVVELKSLKLYLNSFRDRAISHEASTNLIFDDLKKLLSPRKLEVTGDFNVRGNVKTVIKVSI; via the coding sequence ATGATCGACAAGAAATACGGCGCAAAGGCCATAGAAGAATCAAAACTCGAAGCCTGGGAGAATTCAAGCCCGGACAGGGACTATACTATCGAGATATCGTACCCTGAGTTCACATGCGTATGTCCGCGCTCAGGATACCCGGACTTCGCGACAATAAAGATATCCTATGTGCCCGACCAGAAGGTCGTAGAGCTTAAGTCCTTAAAGCTCTACCTCAACTCCTTCCGCGACCGCGCCATATCCCACGAGGCATCTACAAACCTCATATTCGACGACCTCAAAAAACTCCTCTCACCCAGGAAGCTCGAGGTCACAGGCGACTTTAACGTACGCGGAAACGTGAAGACCGTCATCAAGGTAAGTATTTAA
- a CDS encoding stomatin 2, which produces MMEMQFVLLGFVLVVVIVIFKGVRIVPQQSAYVIERLGKYYVTLHAGISYIVPFVDRVAYQHSLKEQAIDIPEQVCITKDNVQVGVDGVVFIQVIDAKMASYGIHNYFFAITQLAQTTMRSEMGKIDLDKTFEERTTINASIVGSIDEAAKLWGVKVLRYEIKNIVPPKSVLVAMEKQMQAEREKRAIVLESEGARLSAINVAEGQKKKVELESEAYKIKQINEAEGQARAITEIATATAEGLKKVAEAITANGGMEAVQLRVAEKTVEQFGHLAKATNTLILPSNFGDMSSIIATAMSVVKHVEPKVKAQ; this is translated from the coding sequence ATGATGGAGATGCAATTTGTTTTGCTTGGTTTTGTTCTTGTTGTCGTCATCGTTATTTTTAAAGGTGTCAGGATCGTGCCGCAGCAAAGCGCGTATGTCATCGAACGCCTGGGTAAATATTATGTCACATTGCATGCCGGTATCAGCTACATAGTTCCCTTTGTCGACAGAGTCGCTTATCAGCACAGCTTGAAGGAACAGGCTATCGATATCCCAGAGCAGGTCTGCATCACCAAGGATAATGTTCAGGTGGGGGTCGATGGCGTTGTATTTATTCAGGTGATAGACGCGAAGATGGCCTCATATGGGATACATAACTACTTCTTCGCCATAACGCAGCTTGCCCAGACGACGATGCGAAGCGAAATGGGTAAAATAGACCTCGACAAGACCTTTGAAGAAAGGACGACCATAAACGCGTCAATTGTCGGCTCGATTGACGAGGCGGCTAAATTATGGGGCGTTAAAGTGTTGCGCTATGAGATAAAAAATATTGTGCCGCCCAAATCTGTCCTGGTCGCGATGGAAAAACAGATGCAGGCTGAAAGAGAAAAAAGGGCTATCGTCCTGGAGTCGGAAGGCGCAAGGCTTTCCGCGATAAATGTCGCGGAAGGGCAGAAAAAGAAGGTTGAGCTGGAATCCGAGGCTTATAAGATCAAGCAGATCAACGAAGCGGAAGGGCAGGCCAGGGCAATTACCGAGATTGCGACCGCCACGGCGGAGGGGCTTAAAAAAGTAGCTGAAGCAATCACGGCTAACGGCGGGATGGAAGCGGTTCAATTACGCGTTGCGGAAAAAACGGTAGAGCAATTCGGACATCTTGCCAAGGCAACAAACACGCTGATACTGCCTTCTAATTTTGGAGATATGTCCTCCATTATTGCAACGGCCATGAGCGTCGTAAAACATGTGGAACCAAAGGTTAAGGCACAATAA